Part of the Impatiens glandulifera chromosome 8, dImpGla2.1, whole genome shotgun sequence genome is shown below.
tatataataatctaattataaatacTGATGATGATGAGATAATCATTATGTTTTActcaaaaaaaattgataatcaTTAGGAGTTTATTtgtaagttaattaattatctaaatcaaacaaactaagataaataatatttgataatgaATGATACATGTTTGGGCTTCCTTGTCCTAAATTTAAATGCAGATGGGTTGTTTTGAAAGTTGTACCATTTCCTCCAAccaaatgagaaaaaaataaaaatttgtaatgAAAAGTTTGTGAATATAAAAACTGTGtggtttcaatttttttaatgataatttaaaataactagcaaatactaatatatgtatatattattatagatCCAATGTCAACATATAGGTGGATCCATTTTGAAGAGGGGCCATGAAtgaatttttgtataaaaaaataataatatgtggTTCATACTCATTTTTAAAGTCTAAGAACTAATGACCACaacaataaaaaagaatatcacacacatatatatatatgtaatatatatatatatataatatatatatatatataatatatatatatataattacaaaatatgcTATAAGTTTGATTGGTTTAGTAATTAAGTAAGTAATTAGTTAGAAGCACAATTacataataaagtttttttttattatttgataatataataaaaatttggtTATAATTGcaaattaaaatgatatgatTATTTTGAGCTGtcaaatttggttttgtttGTACAGCAGCCGCCTacgaattattattaatattttggtttaGAAAGTGGGCCTAACTAATTTGATTACATCAtatgattgaaataaaaataaaaaataaaaaaggatcGGATCGGATCTGTGTGAGCATCTGAGTGGTTGATCCTGGGCATCTCCATAATAAGATGCTCTTCTTCAGTCTCCTTCCTCCGCCACCAATAAAATCTCTCAATCAGCTCTCAATTCAtcattcatcttcatcatcatcatgaatacccagcagcagcagcagcagcaggatTCTCCGGTGTTCGAGGCCTTGGCTCTTAATTATCTCACCTTTGGATTCCAAACCCTAGCCAACAGCTTGTGGGCCTGGATTACAGTTATAACCACCGCCGCCGCCGTCACTTTCTGGGGAACTAATACAaccaccgccgccgccgccgattCTCCACAAGACCTTCCCCCGACAACCACGGTGCCGGAGGATGAGCAGTACTGCCGATTGGCTTCCACTTCCACCTCTGCACCTGATCCGGCATCAATTTTCTCTGCCGATTGCGACACCACGATCGAAAGGACGACGAGTGGAAAATTCGCCGTCTATTTCGCCGTCGAGGAGGAGGAAATGCATTTCGAAGAACAACGGGAAAATTGGGCGGATTCATCATTTGGCAAACTGTCTATGGAGGAATGGGAGGAGAGGTTGAAGATGAGAATGGATTTTAGTTGGTACAGATTTCAGGATTTGACGGTTATAGACGGTAACGTCGTCAAGGTGTGGGGAGGAGATGACATGAGACGCTGTTAATTATTTAACAGTTTCATTGTGCATTTCTGGTAGCTTAATTggttattgaatttaattagtAAGTACTAAGTAGTAACAGCTTGCTTGCTTGCTTGTaaacaacttttattttattgctGATTCACAATTGGAATTATGAGCAATATCAgttattttactcatttaaataataataataataataataattgcaCATATATAACTGATGATGATGACTGATGCATGGGTAATTAAACCTAGGACAACTTGGATTGGATGGACCATTTCTAATTGAATATTGTTATGTCATGAATATTggtaataaaataacaaataagttaTTCCAATAGGGCTAGGGTTGGATAAGCCCAGTAAATTATGGGATAtgccaatttattttatgattttaaaattcagAAAAAAATCATGGtgtgcttcatgcttcatgggGGAGAATTggtattagaattaaaattagaaagGCTAAAACTTTAATgtaagaattatatttaaatattaaattataataaaattataaatgatgtgtttattaaattttaaattatatctaaaatagataagaaatataattctgattatttttctctttcccCAAACAGTTGGGATCTATTTTTACCAAAGGGATATGcccgtatatatatatatatatatatatatatatatatatatatatatatatatatatatatatatatatatatatatatatatataccctcACTGTGTGTGGGACATTTGATCACAATTGCCCCCATTTTCTTCTCACAATTCATTTTTAGTTCCTTCATTTTTTGTCCCTAAACATCTTATTTCTCTTTTCCTtatattctcttcattttctttcctttacaaaattaatcaaatatttagttACTATTTTCTCatgtttttttctctatttttattattaacttggttaaaatttaacaatataaatgtatttatcatGTTACAttatatgtaattaatttatttataaaataatatctcgTCCAATcaagataattaaattacaattctctagttttttcaaacatataaattaaaatgtaattcaatgtcaattcttgtaaaattaaaattaaaatttcaataataataccaatttcaattcaaatttcaaacataTCCACAAAATTATTCTAAGTCTACCCACtcaattagaataattaatatttattttttaagcccaacaaaatattttatatatttataaactcaaacaacaaattataatatatatagatacttGTTATATACTAGAGCAGTCCAAAGGGGAGGCCAGACTCTgctcacaatatatatatatatatatatatatatatatatatatatatatatatatatatatatatatatatatatatatatatatatatatatatattatatgatacATCGATCTATTCCAAttgaaagttatataatatacaaaagATTGATTAATTCCTCAACAAATTGTGTTGTAATAATTAAAGACAGTGTCAATCTTAGATGGAGCATTTCAAATtgaatggtatatatatatatatatatatatgtaacgCTAGCTACTACCCAAATAATTAGTGATACATactatatacaatatataattagaagAGGAAGAAATGTACCCCTCCCTCATCTACTCGTGATCAACAGTACTATCTCGTGGGTTGGCTCCACATCATAATTATTAagagtatattttatttaaagaaaattaaataaaataatttataaaacaatgtTTGTGGCTCATGCGTTGTCTATATCTTCAATTTGTGTGGGGAATTTGTTATAATAAACGTGACCCAATATTTGTTGTcttgtattaattaaatattatatatatatatatatatatatatatatatatatatatatatatatatatatatatatatatatatatatatatatatatatatatatatatatatatatatatggtttatttgaaacatacagtttcaaataaaactaaacaaaattgGATGTATATTTGATTACCCTTTCCAAGAATTGAATGCCCCTTGTCTTTATTTGATTGATCAATAACTTGCATATATAGATGCATCAtcacattaattaaatatatatgtataataatcatttaattcgttttacatataatataatattgaatacCTGTTTCTTCTTATTCGCCGACGTCTCATAATAGTCCCGATCAGAACAGATACATGAATGAAAgaatcataattattttcaagTCTCTTTTTATTACAAAATGGCATTAAATTTccaatgaatattttttaaataaataaattttaactatataaagTGAAAAGAATTTTGACTACTTTCACTCatttacttaataaataaacataataaaaaaatagtaaacacTAAGACCAGCCGCAGCAGGGGAGCAAATGAGGTGTTATTTGGGTGTCAAAAGAGGAGGGTGGGAGGCAGCAGAGGGGCAAAAATGGGGATCAAATTTTGGGTGTCAAAATTTGATACGGGTGTCAAATTTTGTTTGGCCAATGAGACGCTGCCATGTGGCagtttaatatttacttttgattttaattttcttattttaaaaatacattttaataataattgatcaataaaaaaaaaaaaaattatatcaatattttttatttttcacgatctataaatagagacttggtttgtgtcatttggacaccaaaaaattaccaatgtttagagtgtttgttttcttcttcgttttaaataatatttgtatgttgatgaataatattgtttgtggttaaaaaaaataaaattatgtatatgtttaaatgatgtggaagtgagagaaagtgaaaaagtaattttgataccttGAATAACACGCTGCTGTATGACATGTTAAAAAGTGGGTGTTAAAAGAGGTGTTAAGCTGACGTGGCAgggtgttaaatgaaaaaatttgacacCCTGCTGTGGGTAGTCTAATAAAACATGTccatgaataataataataataataataataattattattattattattatttgagtgtgaaaaaataaatgaaagattgATGGGTTTGTGGGGATTGGGACTGGAGAGAGTAAAGAGGAGGGGGCCGCACCACAGGCAGCTCCTGCAGAGACTAGTACTGTTAATAATAGCACATGCTCATTCATGCCCATAATATCCATggttaaaagtaaataaatataaataaaaagtaaataagtaCAAATTAAGAgtaaataaatagtaaatacATCTCTCCTTTTCATCCCTCCTTTTTTGGtcttataataaacaaatctCTCTCCTTTAAAAACAGAGACAGAGACGTCATGGACTGATTAATTAGCTCAAATGGGGTCATCCAATTATCAAGatgatattttcttcaattaagTTAAACAATAGttgattcaattttaatttttttataacccaaaatttgatagaGGTGGGGTTATGACTTAtgaagtttaaatataattaaaatttaatgtgatGTTAAATGAagattgaatttgaaaatatctCCACCAATATTTATGTACATGAACTTGAATGCAGAAAAAAAAcggtaaataataaaatagcaataaataaatagagaCCGATCGAATATCGATCCCCTTTTCTCCCTATAAAACGATTCACCTACTACTCATTAGGCAGAAAGAAAAAGGAAATTAAAGTTCTATCTCCCACCGCCACCGCCACCGCCGACTCTGAAAAACGCAAATGGCGAAGATCATCGCCGTCGCCTTAATGATACTGGTTGCCTCTCTACAAACCATTACTACTACTACCCTGGCCAAGAAGACGAAAACAGatctggtccgttcatcatgCCTTCACGCCACTTACCCCCAAATCTGCATCCGTTCACTCTCCTCCTACTCTGCCTCCGTCTCCGCCATCACTCCGCGCGGACTAGCTCAGGCGTCCGTACGAGTGAGCCTCCGTCGAGCCAGGAGAGCCCGGTCATACCTGGCCACGGTCATCAGAACCGGGAGCAAGAGGGAACAGGGGGCTCTTAGAGATTGCGTGGAACAGCTT
Proteins encoded:
- the LOC124912455 gene encoding uncharacterized protein LOC124912455, producing the protein MNTQQQQQQQDSPVFEALALNYLTFGFQTLANSLWAWITVITTAAAVTFWGTNTTTAAAADSPQDLPPTTTVPEDEQYCRLASTSTSAPDPASIFSADCDTTIERTTSGKFAVYFAVEEEEMHFEEQRENWADSSFGKLSMEEWEERLKMRMDFSWYRFQDLTVIDGNVVKVWGGDDMRRC
- the LOC124911993 gene encoding pectinesterase inhibitor 3-like yields the protein MAKIIAVALMILVASLQTITTTTLAKKTKTDLVRSSCLHATYPQICIRSLSSYSASVSAITPRGLAQASVRVSLRRARRARSYLATVIRTGSKREQGALRDCVEQLGDSVDELSRTLFELNHLRSGTFRWQMSNAETWVSAALTNEDTCLDGFREIERRVRWDVNRRMRNVARVTSNALYLINRLDQINRRRLHLHRRH